In Leptospira kanakyensis, the DNA window CATCGACTACTTTACTAAGTCAATAAAAGGGTCTAATTTAAAAGAGCAGGATCTTACTATCGATGACAATCTTATCTCTATGAATATAGGTAATCTTTCTTCTCAATTGTCCCAAAAAAACTTCATTAAACGTTATCTTTTACATGTGCTACCTATCGGAACTAAATCAATTCGCTACTTTGGACTGTATTCTCATAAAGCTAAGAAATACCTTAATTCTGCTAAGTTACTCTTCCCTGGTTCCAGTAACTTCGATTCCATTACAAGCATTCATCCGGAAAGCTTAGAACATGAATTTGACTATTTACCTTACAAGTTTTGTCCTATCTGCAAGAAACATATGATCTTAATCGAGAAAACTTTGCCTTTCCAGATGCCTCTATTTGTCGGACATACTTTTGGAGACGAACCACCTAATCTGGAATTCTTTAACTCAATAGCGGCTTAAATTTATGACTCATTTTTGGGTATACATTCTCCATTACTCTCCAAAACTGGGTCACTACGTATAACATCCGCTAACCACTTCGCTTCGGCACTGCCGGCCTCGCTCGGCCTGCGGCACATAGGCTTCTGGCACTCCCCTTGCTTACGCAAGTGTCGTTCCAGTCCCTAACGTCCCGGTCCGGGACTCAGGGCCAGCCTACGTCGGTTAGTCTAGTTCGTTATGCGAAATGGGTTAAAATTTAAATTTAAAAAGAATAACGAAAAATAAAACAAAATTTACGACTTGACTTTGTAGTCACCGTGACTACCATTTCCTTATGAAATCAATCGGGATAAAAGACCTAAAAAATAACCTGAGTAGTTACCTGGAATTCGTTAAAAAGGGTGAAACTATTGTAATTTTTGATAGAAATAATCCTATAGCTGAAATCAAAAAATTTTCTCCTATTGAAAGTAAAACCGATTTGTATATTAAAGAAGCCACTGAAAATAATTCTCTAATACCAGCTAAAAAATTTAAACCTGTAAAATTGCCTAAATCTCTAATCATTAAAGGTCTTTCAAAAGATGAAATATCTAAAACTTGGAAATCTATATATAATGAAGAGAGAAATTAACTTTGGCGTTATATATCGATAGTAGTTTTTTATTAAATATTATCTATTCTGAAATAAACTCTGATAAATACTTAGAAATCTTCAATTCACATGAGAAAAAATTCAGTTCAATCCTTTTAGAAATAGAAACTTATAGATCAATAAATCTCTTTTACAATTTAAATCGAAAATTACTAAATAAAGCATGGCTAAATGAATACGAAGGGACTTTAAATGAATTTCTCGCTCAAATTAGTTTAAAAAACGTAGATTTTGATGTACAGTCTGAAATAAAAAAGAATAGAAATATATTGGAACTGAAATCTCTTGATGCGACACACTTAGCTACTGCAATTCATTTTAGAAAAATGATTTCAGAAAATTTAATAATTTGCACATTAGATGATAAATTTCGCACAGTCTCAAAAAAATTTGAATTCAATATTCTACCAAAAAGTATAACTAAATAACCCACTACGCATAACAGCGTCTTCCCGCTACGTTTCGGCACAAGGCCTCACTCGGCCTTCGGCAAATTCCCTTCCGGCACGCTTCTCGCTCCGCAAGAAGACGCGCCGACGCCAACGCCTCCTACAGAGGCTCGGCTACAGGGAACTTCGGGAAGACTAATTCGTTATACGACATGTGGCATAATTAAACTTCAATTCAAACACCGGTATTTTCGAAATTAAAGATATTGACATTGTAACGCCATCCCGTTACACCTAAAAAGTGAAAGAATTCACAGCCTATAAAGGCGAAAAATTTATCATTGAATGGTATTTCGATGAGCATAAAAATTCTGAAGTTTTAGATTACTTCAATAATTTATCAGAAGATTTTCAGATTAAAACCTTAGCTTTATTTAAAAGATTTGCTGAAATCGGCGAAATTAAAGATAAAACAAAGTTTAATTTTGAAGGTGATGCTTTATTCGCATTTAAACCTGTTCCTCATCGATTCCTCTGCTTTTTTGTGAAGGGAAAAAAGATAATCATTACGAATGCTTTTCACAAAAAAACAGACAAATTACCAAAGAACGAAAAAATTAGAGCAATAAAAAGAAGGGAAGATTATGAAAAACGAGTTAAAAAAAGTATCTACTACTAAATCTACATTTGATCGTTTAATGAAAAACAAATCCTTCAAAGATAAATTTGATAAGGAATACGACGCTTTAAATCTTTCCGAGACGCTAATCGAATTAATGGAATCTCAAAAAGTTTCCGTTAGGCAACTTTCAAAAAAAGCAAATGTCTCAAGCACTGTTATACAAGAAATTAGAAGTGGAAAACAAGATAATCCAACTTTACTAGTTCTTTCCAAATTAATTCACACTTTAGGTGGTGAAATAGTTATTAAGAAAGGAAAGAAAACATTAGCTAGTGTATAAGCCACACGTCGTATAACAGCGGCGAATCGCTTCGCTTCGGCACTTGCGGCCTCGCTCGGTCTGCGACACATAGGCTTCTGGCACTCCTCTTGCATGCGCAAGCGTCGTTCCAGTCCCTAACGTCCCGTTACCGGGACTCAGGGCCAGCCTACGTCGATTAGCCTAGTTCGTTATGCGAAATGAGATAGAATTAAAACAAATATGTTCAAAATATTATTCTGGAATATAAAACAAGCAAATATAGGAGATTCTATAGCATCCTTAGCAATTGAAAATGATCTAGACCTAATACTCTTAGCAGAAAATAACTTTTCTCACGTAGGAAATTTCCTAGGCGAACTAAATAAAACTAATTATAAATATAGCTTGATTCAAAATTTTTCATCAAACGACAGAAATGTATATTTCAGAGCCAAATCAAATTTAATCAACCGCATTGAAGATGGGTTACACCATACAGTTTTGCATATAAATCTTCCTGGATTACCTGACTTTAATATAATCTTAGTACACTTGATTAGCAAATTATTTTTTAGTTCTGAAAGCCAATTTGCCGAATTGGCTAAACTAAATGAAATAATTTTAAAACAGGAAACAAAGGTTCAACACAAAAGAACTTTGCTAATAGACGATTTCAATATGAACCCATTCGAATCTGGAATGGTAAATTCTACTACTCTTAACGCAGTTTCTAATAGAACTATTGCTTCGAAAAATTCGAGAAAGGTTTTAGATAATAATTATTACTATTTCTATAACCCGATGTGGAATTTCTTTGGAGATAAAAACAAAGTTTCTGGAACTTACTATAATAATAAAGCAGAACATGTGAAGCATTTCTGGAATATTTACGACCAGGTTTTAATAAGGCCTGACTTAATCCAAAACTTTTCACTTGATTCTCTCAAAATAATCGATACGATTCAGTCAAAACCAATTGTTACAAAGAGTGGAATTCCAAATAAAAATAAATTTTCAGACCATTTACCGATATACTTCGAATTAAATATTTAAAAAAGGATAATCAAATGGAAGACTTATGGCCAGATAATTTTAATCTAAAAGACAACATACGAACACCTTCAAAAATACTTGAAGAACAAGGAGATATCTTAGAAAAAAAAACAAGTGGAAAAATACAAGGATTACTTCATCAAACTAAGTCAGCTGCAATGGCAAATGATATAATGGAATATCACTTTGGAATTTATTCGAAAACTTTAAATTACTTTTATTCCTTTATGTCGATTAGGCATAAAATTGAATTATATCCAGTAGAAATAACCACTGATTATGAAATTTCTAAACAATTACAATGGAGATCAGAGAAAATCGAGGCAACAAATCAAAGCGAGTTCATCTTATTACTATCTGAAATTTTTAAAACTGACAAAGTCACTCAAGTCATAGCGGCTATGTTTGCCCAAAGTTAAATATAACACCTATCTCACTTCGCATAACAGCGGCTTCTCGCTTCGCTTCGGGACAAGCCCTCGCTCGGCCTGCGGCAAATTCCCTTCCTGTCACTCGCTCGCATACGCAAGCTACGTGCCAGTCCCTAACGTCCCGGCGGGACTCAGGGTCAGGGAACTTCGAGAAGCCTAGTTCGTTAGTCGCAATTGCTTAGAAATTTTTATATAATTGAATAAAAAGAAATAAAAAATACAAATCACTGCTATACTAAAATACAGAAACTACAAAAAGGACACTTCAAAACAAATGAAAAAAATTTTAATAACAGCAACTTTATTAATTTTCACTATCCAACTTTCAGCAAAGACTCATACCCTTGACGATGGTAAAATTTCATTTGAAGCAAATGATGAATTTCAAGCTTTTTCACAAGAAATAATCGATAAAAAATACCCATCCAAGCGTGCTCCAAAATTCGTTATTGGAACTAAATCAACAAAAACTTCCATTGGTTTCGATATCAAAAACAACAAAATTGAAGAAGCTAATTTGGACGACTTCAGAAAAGGAATGTCTGAAAGTTTCGACAAAATTATTCCAGGTATTGTTTGGATTAAAAATGAACTCATTAATATTAATAATAAGAAATTTATTCTCTTTAATTTTAAATCCAATGCTATTGATACACAAATTAACAATACGATGTTAATTACTAACTATAATGGCAACATGTTAATTTTCAACTTTAACTCAACTATTGACGAATATCCTAACTACAAAAATGAATTTAACAACATTATTAACTCAATAAAAATTGAAGAAAAATAATCATTTACTTATTTATTCAAATTAAATTTTAAATATATGCTATTAAAGAATTTAACAATTAAAAAGCAAACTAACGCTTAACAAGCAACTGCGACTAACAGCGTCTTCCCGCTACGTTTCGGCACAAGGCCTCACTCGGCCTGCGGCAAATTCCCTTCCGTCACGCTTCTTGCTCCGCAAGAAGACGCGCCGACGCTAACGCCTGCTCCGCAGGCTCAGCTACAGGAAACTTCGGGAAGACTAGTTCGTTATACGACATGATTTAAATTTTTCCAAT includes these proteins:
- a CDS encoding type II toxin-antitoxin system RelE/ParE family toxin: MKEFTAYKGEKFIIEWYFDEHKNSEVLDYFNNLSEDFQIKTLALFKRFAEIGEIKDKTKFNFEGDALFAFKPVPHRFLCFFVKGKKIIITNAFHKKTDKLPKNEKIRAIKRREDYEKRVKKSIYY
- a CDS encoding PIN domain-containing protein: MALYIDSSFLLNIIYSEINSDKYLEIFNSHEKKFSSILLEIETYRSINLFYNLNRKLLNKAWLNEYEGTLNEFLAQISLKNVDFDVQSEIKKNRNILELKSLDATHLATAIHFRKMISENLIICTLDDKFRTVSKKFEFNILPKSITK
- a CDS encoding type II toxin-antitoxin system Phd/YefM family antitoxin, which gives rise to MKSIGIKDLKNNLSSYLEFVKKGETIVIFDRNNPIAEIKKFSPIESKTDLYIKEATENNSLIPAKKFKPVKLPKSLIIKGLSKDEISKTWKSIYNEERN
- a CDS encoding helix-turn-helix domain-containing protein encodes the protein MKNELKKVSTTKSTFDRLMKNKSFKDKFDKEYDALNLSETLIELMESQKVSVRQLSKKANVSSTVIQEIRSGKQDNPTLLVLSKLIHTLGGEIVIKKGKKTLASV